A region from the Aeromicrobium choanae genome encodes:
- a CDS encoding SDR family NAD(P)-dependent oxidoreductase, which yields MTYFTGKVAVVTGAGSGIGRALAMGLAKRGARVAISDVDATGLAETAHALDALGATVRADHLDVSERERVLAYADEIAGHFGVVHQVYNNAGIAFTGDIEAMDFKHLEQVMDVDYWGVVNGSKAFLPHLIASGDGHVVNISSVFGIISVPTQGAYNAAKFAVRGFTEALRMEMVARGRPVKVTCVHPGGIKTNVARNAGQVDGLDHDSLASSFDRVARTTPDQAADAILRGVEKGKARVLIGADARVIDLLARVTGPHYQRLVARFAGKAGL from the coding sequence ATGACGTACTTCACAGGCAAGGTCGCGGTCGTCACCGGCGCGGGATCGGGCATCGGCAGGGCCCTCGCGATGGGGCTGGCCAAGCGCGGCGCCCGGGTGGCGATCAGCGACGTGGACGCCACGGGTCTGGCCGAGACGGCCCATGCCCTCGATGCCCTCGGGGCCACCGTCCGGGCCGATCACCTCGACGTGTCCGAGCGCGAGCGCGTGCTGGCCTACGCCGACGAGATCGCCGGGCACTTCGGCGTCGTCCACCAGGTCTACAACAACGCCGGCATCGCCTTCACCGGCGACATCGAGGCGATGGACTTCAAGCACCTCGAGCAGGTGATGGACGTCGACTACTGGGGCGTGGTCAACGGCTCCAAGGCCTTCCTGCCCCACCTGATCGCGTCCGGCGACGGGCACGTCGTCAACATCTCGAGCGTCTTCGGGATCATCTCGGTGCCTACGCAAGGGGCGTACAACGCGGCCAAGTTCGCCGTGCGCGGCTTCACCGAGGCGCTGCGCATGGAGATGGTGGCGCGCGGACGCCCGGTGAAGGTGACGTGCGTGCACCCGGGCGGCATCAAGACCAACGTGGCCCGCAACGCCGGCCAGGTGGACGGGCTCGACCACGACTCGCTGGCCTCGTCCTTCGACCGGGTCGCGCGCACCACGCCCGACCAGGCCGCCGACGCGATCCTGCGCGGCGTGGAGAAGGGCAAGGCGCGCGTCCTCATCGGCGCCGACGCCCGCGTGATCGACCTGCTGGCCCGGGTGACCGGCCCGCACTACCAGCGCCTCGTGGCGCGCTTCGCCGGGAAGGCCGGACTGTGA
- a CDS encoding pirin family protein: MSAGAGAMSPDRTIEPREVPLGGLRGLLVHRTLPSKEIPLIGAWCFLDHFGPTDHRMQVLPHPHTGLQTVTWPLVGRIRHRDSLGSDLVLEPGELNLMTSGDGVSHSEFSEGEPGPMHGLQLWVALPDHRRGGPAAFEHHPDLPEVEGPGWSGVVLAGSFAGATSKATVHTPLVGVELRLEPGRHEFDLDPAFEHGVLAVDDAVTVAGRSVPHRSLQYLAPGRARLALEVERPTIVLLIGGEPFEEEIVMWWNFIGRSHEEITAAREDWEAHEPRYGHVDGHDGQVIPAPPMPHVRLRPRVRRA; encoded by the coding sequence ATGAGTGCTGGTGCTGGTGCGATGAGTCCCGACCGGACGATCGAGCCGCGTGAGGTCCCTCTCGGCGGCCTTCGCGGACTGCTCGTCCACCGCACCCTGCCGAGCAAGGAGATCCCGCTCATCGGAGCGTGGTGCTTCCTCGACCACTTCGGGCCCACCGACCATCGGATGCAGGTGCTCCCGCATCCGCACACCGGCCTCCAGACGGTCACCTGGCCACTCGTGGGGCGGATCCGCCACCGCGACAGCCTCGGCAGCGACCTCGTGCTCGAGCCGGGCGAGCTCAACCTGATGACCTCGGGCGACGGGGTGTCGCACTCGGAGTTCAGCGAGGGCGAGCCCGGCCCGATGCACGGCCTCCAGCTGTGGGTGGCGCTGCCCGACCACCGGCGCGGTGGGCCGGCCGCGTTCGAGCACCATCCCGACCTGCCCGAGGTCGAAGGGCCGGGCTGGAGCGGCGTCGTCCTCGCGGGCTCGTTCGCCGGCGCCACGTCGAAGGCCACGGTCCACACGCCACTGGTCGGTGTCGAGCTGCGGCTGGAGCCCGGGCGCCACGAGTTCGACCTCGATCCGGCGTTCGAGCACGGCGTGCTGGCCGTCGACGACGCCGTCACGGTGGCGGGCCGGTCCGTGCCGCACCGGTCCTTGCAGTACCTGGCGCCCGGCCGCGCGCGGCTGGCGCTCGAGGTCGAGCGGCCCACGATCGTGCTCCTGATCGGCGGTGAGCCGTTCGAGGAGGAGATCGTCATGTGGTGGAACTTCATCGGCCGCAGCCACGAGGAGATCACCGCGGCGCGCGAGGACTGGGAGGCCCACGAGCCTCGCTACGGGCACGTCGACGGGCACGACGGTCAGGTCATCCCGGCGCCTCCGATGCCCCACGTGAGACTGCGTCCGCGCGTTCGTCGCGCTTGA
- a CDS encoding tyrosine-protein phosphatase, with protein MNETVPNLRDLGGTPVEGGVIRPGRLLRSALPLHDDVAPPEIEWPPSVVIDLRSLAETEPEHPLAAPGVTVLNFPLLSALRPGVAPPESLAELYQLMLRTTADHLVDVVDAVASAQDATTLVHCAAGKDRTGVSIAMVLALLGAKRDDIVEDYLATAQHEEEIQARFRRLYGERRAELPVAYIAAPVEAISGVLDTWDEHPGGAIGWFHRWGGRPETIDRLRTTLME; from the coding sequence GTGAACGAGACCGTCCCCAACCTTCGCGACCTCGGTGGAACCCCCGTCGAGGGCGGCGTGATCCGCCCGGGTCGCCTGCTGCGCAGCGCCCTGCCCCTGCACGACGACGTCGCCCCGCCCGAGATCGAGTGGCCGCCGTCGGTGGTGATCGACCTGCGCTCGCTCGCCGAGACCGAGCCCGAGCACCCCTTGGCCGCGCCGGGGGTCACGGTGCTCAACTTCCCGCTGCTCAGCGCGCTGCGGCCGGGGGTGGCGCCGCCGGAGTCGCTCGCCGAGCTCTACCAGCTGATGCTGCGCACCACGGCCGATCACCTGGTCGACGTGGTCGACGCGGTCGCCTCGGCCCAGGACGCCACCACGCTGGTCCACTGCGCCGCGGGCAAGGACCGCACGGGCGTCAGCATCGCGATGGTGCTGGCGCTGCTGGGGGCCAAGCGCGACGACATCGTCGAGGACTACCTCGCCACGGCCCAGCACGAGGAGGAGATCCAGGCGCGCTTCCGCCGGCTCTACGGCGAGCGCCGCGCCGAGCTGCCGGTGGCCTACATCGCCGCGCCGGTCGAGGCGATCAGCGGCGTCCTCGACACGTGGGACGAGCACCCCGGCGGGGCGATCGGCTGGTTCCATCGCTGGGGCGGCAGGCCCGAGACGATCGACCGCCTCCGCACTACTCTGATGGAATGA
- a CDS encoding SGNH/GDSL hydrolase family protein → MPSPARTTAKAAARTAGVSLGTYAILVAQALLARKRIGTTADRPPSGNGLYGDELAGEPLHCLLLGDSTMVGYGVKDLAHTPSALVGTGLSHLLDRPVRIRNESTVGARSRDLMHQITASDEQRPDLAFILIGANDITHQVPAKRSARRLAAAVSRLRSLGAEVVVGSVPDFGTIKPLPDPLRTVCRYWSRHLARRQTVAAVEAGARVVSLADVLEPLLLVKGDALFGDDRFHPSADGYSTVCGFLVAAGAAQWRSREEQPVEVGTVEQMPLGEAAEWASEHGGTEVAPAPRGRRWAAVLRRR, encoded by the coding sequence GTGCCCAGCCCAGCGAGGACCACCGCCAAGGCCGCCGCGAGGACGGCTGGCGTCAGCCTCGGCACCTACGCGATCCTGGTCGCCCAGGCGCTCCTGGCACGCAAGCGGATCGGCACCACCGCCGACCGTCCGCCCTCGGGCAACGGGCTCTACGGCGACGAGCTCGCGGGCGAGCCGCTCCACTGCCTGCTGCTGGGCGACTCCACGATGGTGGGCTACGGGGTGAAGGACCTCGCGCACACCCCGTCGGCCCTCGTCGGCACCGGACTGTCGCACCTGCTGGACCGTCCGGTGAGGATCCGCAACGAGTCCACCGTGGGCGCACGATCGCGCGACCTCATGCACCAGATCACGGCCTCCGACGAGCAGCGGCCCGACCTGGCGTTCATCCTCATCGGCGCCAACGACATCACCCACCAGGTGCCCGCGAAGCGCTCGGCCCGGCGCCTCGCCGCGGCCGTCTCGCGGCTGCGCTCCCTCGGGGCCGAGGTCGTCGTGGGGTCGGTGCCAGACTTCGGCACGATCAAGCCGCTGCCCGACCCGCTGCGCACCGTGTGCCGCTACTGGAGCCGCCATCTCGCGCGGCGCCAGACGGTGGCGGCCGTCGAGGCCGGCGCGCGCGTGGTGTCGCTGGCCGACGTGCTGGAGCCGCTGCTGCTGGTCAAGGGCGACGCCCTCTTCGGCGACGACCGCTTCCATCCCAGCGCCGACGGCTACTCCACCGTGTGCGGCTTCCTCGTCGCGGCGGGCGCGGCGCAGTGGCGCTCCCGCGAGGAGCAGCCGGTCGAGGTCGGGACCGTCGAGCAGATGCCGCTCGGCGAGGCGGCCGAATGGGCCTCCGAGCACGGCGGCACCGAGGTGGCGCCCGCGCCGCGCGGCCGCCGCTGGGCCGCCGTCCTGCGCCGCCGCTGA
- a CDS encoding Bax inhibitor-1/YccA family protein, whose translation MRSSNPVFARSEEFNGRNTTQYADPSQWKIDLSGSGDGSQAAGLQAPTSPGRMTLDTVVEKTAITLGLVVLGAAVAWFLIGDIDSDAALATAWTFSMGGALIGFVLAMVNSFKKVISPALVMVYALVEGVFVGAFSKIVSTWVGDAGIVFQAVLATFVAAGATLAAYKFFNIQVTPKFRRVVMISLFAFMGVMVLNLVLSLFGVFPNGGLRSMDNPMLAILVGGVAIVLGVLCLIMDFDFVERGVAAGLPERESWRAAFGLTVTLVWLYLEILRLLAILRGDS comes from the coding sequence ATGAGGAGCAGCAACCCCGTCTTCGCCAGAAGCGAAGAGTTCAACGGTCGCAACACGACCCAGTACGCCGACCCGTCGCAGTGGAAGATCGATCTGTCCGGCTCGGGTGACGGCTCGCAGGCAGCGGGTCTGCAGGCTCCCACGTCCCCTGGACGCATGACCCTCGACACCGTCGTGGAGAAGACCGCCATCACGCTCGGCCTCGTCGTGCTCGGTGCCGCGGTCGCGTGGTTCCTGATCGGCGACATCGACTCCGACGCCGCGCTGGCCACCGCGTGGACGTTCTCCATGGGCGGCGCCCTCATCGGCTTCGTCCTGGCGATGGTGAACTCGTTCAAGAAGGTCATCAGCCCCGCGCTGGTCATGGTCTACGCGCTCGTCGAGGGCGTCTTCGTCGGCGCCTTCTCCAAGATCGTCTCCACGTGGGTCGGCGACGCCGGGATCGTCTTCCAGGCCGTCCTCGCCACCTTTGTGGCTGCCGGTGCCACCTTGGCCGCCTACAAGTTCTTCAACATCCAGGTCACCCCGAAGTTCCGCCGCGTCGTCATGATCTCGCTCTTCGCGTTCATGGGCGTCATGGTGCTCAACCTGGTGCTGAGCCTGTTCGGCGTGTTCCCCAACGGCGGCCTGCGCAGCATGGACAACCCGATGCTGGCGATCCTCGTCGGTGGCGTGGCCATCGTGCTGGGCGTCCTGTGCCTGATCATGGACTTCGACTTCGTCGAGCGCGGTGTCGCGGCGGGCCTGCCCGAGCGCGAGTCCTGGCGCGCGGCGTTCGGCCTGACCGTCACGCTGGTCTGGCTCTACCTCGAGATCCTGCGCCTCCTCGCCATCTTGCGCGGGGACAGCTGA
- a CDS encoding PadR family transcriptional regulator produces MDATQLLKGVLDVAVLAVVEGEDGYGYDVVRRLRAAGLEEVGDASVYGTLRRLYSAGALTSYVVPSEEGPHRKYYGITDQGRSMLAAQRKTWAEFARTMDRMLEGNAA; encoded by the coding sequence ATGGATGCGACCCAGCTGCTCAAGGGAGTGCTCGACGTGGCCGTGCTGGCCGTGGTCGAGGGCGAGGACGGCTACGGCTACGACGTGGTCCGCCGGCTGCGCGCCGCCGGACTCGAGGAGGTCGGCGACGCCTCGGTGTATGGCACGCTCCGGCGGCTGTACTCGGCCGGCGCCCTGACCTCGTACGTGGTGCCCAGCGAAGAGGGCCCGCACCGCAAGTACTACGGCATCACCGACCAGGGTCGGTCGATGCTCGCCGCGCAACGCAAGACGTGGGCCGAGTTCGCCCGCACCATGGACCGCATGCTCGAAGGGAACGCCGCATGA
- a CDS encoding DinB family protein, translating into MAIIPDTKDWTWVLERTCEECGFDPAAVDPPRAGEEVAAMVPRWRAALERPDVWKRPDDATWSVLEYACHVRDVLLLFAERLELMREHDGPEFANWDQDASAVGYAGESPAAVAAELAPAADAFAAQIEAVTDWARPGYRSNGSAFTTDTLTRYALHDLVHHLYDVRA; encoded by the coding sequence ATGGCGATCATCCCTGACACCAAGGACTGGACGTGGGTGCTGGAGCGGACCTGTGAGGAGTGCGGCTTCGACCCGGCCGCCGTCGACCCGCCTCGGGCGGGGGAGGAGGTCGCGGCGATGGTGCCGCGGTGGCGCGCGGCGCTCGAGCGGCCCGACGTGTGGAAGCGGCCCGACGACGCCACGTGGTCGGTGCTGGAGTACGCGTGCCACGTGCGCGACGTGCTCCTGCTGTTCGCCGAGCGCCTGGAGCTGATGCGCGAGCACGACGGCCCGGAGTTCGCGAACTGGGACCAGGACGCGAGCGCGGTGGGGTACGCCGGCGAGTCCCCGGCCGCCGTCGCCGCCGAGCTGGCCCCGGCCGCCGACGCCTTCGCGGCGCAGATCGAGGCCGTCACCGACTGGGCGCGCCCGGGGTACCGCTCCAACGGCTCGGCCTTCACCACCGACACCCTGACCCGGTACGCGCTGCACGACCTCGTGCACCACCTGTACGACGTCCGGGCCTGA
- the trmB gene encoding tRNA (guanosine(46)-N7)-methyltransferase TrmB, whose protein sequence is MPETAEDRTDRDEEPFRREIVSFTRRGGRLSERQQDAWDDVAERFVVDVPRGRTSTSVAEGFTLDPSELFGRSAPLVLEIGSGRGESLVHAARENPGTDFLGLEVYVPGVAQTLIGLRHAGVENVRLAVVDAVPALTRMLPEQCLEELRVWFPDPWHKTRHHKRRMVTDDFVPLVRRVLRPGGTWRLATDWQDYADQMLEVLGRAEGFTTSGDWAERFAGRPVTRFEAKGTAKGRTIRDLSATRMTA, encoded by the coding sequence ATGCCCGAAACCGCCGAAGACCGCACGGATCGAGACGAAGAGCCCTTCCGGCGCGAGATCGTGTCGTTCACCCGGCGGGGAGGTCGCCTCTCCGAGCGGCAGCAGGACGCCTGGGACGACGTTGCCGAGCGGTTCGTCGTCGACGTGCCCCGGGGGCGCACGAGCACCTCGGTCGCGGAGGGCTTCACGCTGGACCCGTCCGAGCTGTTCGGCCGCAGCGCGCCGCTCGTGCTCGAGATCGGCAGCGGGCGCGGCGAGTCCCTCGTGCACGCCGCCAGGGAGAACCCCGGCACCGACTTCCTCGGCCTCGAGGTCTACGTGCCGGGCGTCGCGCAGACGCTCATCGGGCTGCGACACGCAGGCGTGGAGAACGTGCGACTGGCGGTGGTGGACGCTGTTCCCGCCCTCACCCGGATGCTGCCCGAGCAGTGCCTCGAGGAGCTGCGGGTGTGGTTCCCCGACCCGTGGCACAAGACGCGCCACCACAAGCGCCGCATGGTCACCGACGACTTCGTCCCCCTCGTGCGCCGCGTCCTGAGGCCGGGTGGCACGTGGCGCCTGGCCACCGACTGGCAGGACTACGCCGACCAGATGCTCGAGGTGCTGGGCCGTGCCGAGGGCTTCACCACCTCCGGCGACTGGGCCGAGCGCTTCGCGGGACGCCCCGTCACCCGCTTCGAGGCCAAGGGCACGGCGAAGGGACGCACGATCCGGGATCTGAGCGCCACTAGGATGACCGCATGA
- a CDS encoding NAD(P)-dependent oxidoreductase: MRVSVPDESWQDVLADLPVDVIVWDGRAPQPEGRIDLAVWPYTLDPSDMAAVDASRIGLIQGQSLGYDGVASVLSAGGRYANAVDVHEDSTAELAVALLLAAVRSLDVFGAQQAQGRWSKSWTTSLLDRRVMLLGVGGIGRRVAARLDGFGCEIVRVGSRARDDEHGHVHGTGELADLLPTVDAVVVAVPLTPDTEGIVDAGFLARLRDGAIVVNVARGRTAVTDAVLVEAGRVRYASDVFDPEPLPEGHPLWSAPGVIITPHIGGMTSAMAPRIQAVVRGQVERLLAGQEPADVVVDHRDAAGS, from the coding sequence ATGCGCGTCTCCGTCCCCGACGAGTCCTGGCAGGACGTCCTGGCCGACCTCCCGGTCGACGTGATCGTGTGGGACGGTCGCGCGCCCCAGCCCGAGGGCCGCATCGACCTCGCCGTCTGGCCCTACACGCTCGACCCCTCCGACATGGCGGCTGTCGACGCCTCGCGCATCGGCCTCATCCAGGGGCAGTCGCTGGGCTACGACGGCGTCGCGTCGGTGCTGTCGGCAGGCGGCCGCTACGCCAACGCGGTGGACGTGCACGAGGACTCCACCGCGGAGCTGGCGGTGGCGCTGCTCCTGGCGGCGGTGCGCAGCCTCGACGTCTTCGGGGCCCAGCAGGCGCAGGGCCGCTGGAGCAAGAGCTGGACCACCAGTCTGCTCGACCGACGCGTGATGCTGCTCGGCGTCGGCGGCATCGGCCGCCGGGTCGCCGCACGCCTCGACGGCTTCGGCTGCGAGATCGTCCGCGTCGGCTCGCGGGCCCGCGACGACGAGCACGGTCACGTGCACGGCACCGGCGAGCTCGCCGACCTGCTGCCCACGGTGGACGCCGTCGTCGTGGCGGTGCCGCTCACCCCCGACACCGAGGGGATCGTCGACGCCGGGTTCCTCGCGCGGCTGCGCGACGGCGCGATCGTCGTCAACGTGGCGCGCGGCCGCACCGCCGTCACCGATGCCGTCCTGGTCGAGGCGGGACGCGTGCGCTACGCCTCCGACGTGTTCGACCCCGAGCCGCTGCCCGAGGGCCACCCGCTGTGGTCGGCGCCCGGCGTGATCATCACGCCCCACATCGGCGGCATGACGTCGGCGATGGCTCCGCGCATCCAGGCCGTCGTGCGCGGCCAGGTGGAGCGGCTGCTCGCCGGCCAGGAGCCGGCCGACGTCGTCGTGGACCACCGGGACGCAGCGGGATCGTAG
- a CDS encoding Ppx/GppA phosphatase family protein, with protein sequence MAVSTVAAIDCGTNSIRLLVAQIDGGTKTDLLREMRVVRLGQGVDESGTLAPEAVERTLEACREYGRVIEAMGVDVVSFAATSAVRDADNATEFSDRVAEILGVRPRVLSGQEEARASFEGATGDIAEALTAVIDLGGGSTEVVQGLGAPSFSHSFDLGSVRMTERFLFTDPPSVGEVTACMSHLDAVLAPVLGSLPPSDEIVGVAGTITTIAAHSLALPSYDSERIHQARIHVDDVRAACGNLMQMPVADRRALPYMHPGRADVIAGGALILDRVLEHLPRHTDELVVSEQDILDGIAWAAAREVA encoded by the coding sequence ATGGCTGTGAGCACGGTGGCGGCGATCGACTGCGGGACCAACTCCATCCGACTGCTGGTCGCGCAGATCGATGGCGGCACCAAGACCGACCTGCTGCGTGAGATGCGCGTGGTGCGACTGGGGCAGGGCGTCGACGAGTCCGGGACCCTCGCGCCCGAGGCCGTCGAGCGCACGCTCGAGGCCTGCCGCGAGTACGGGCGGGTCATCGAGGCCATGGGCGTCGACGTCGTCTCGTTCGCGGCCACCTCGGCGGTGCGCGACGCCGACAACGCCACCGAGTTCTCCGACCGGGTCGCTGAGATCCTCGGGGTGCGACCCCGCGTGCTGAGCGGCCAGGAGGAGGCCCGCGCCTCCTTCGAGGGCGCCACCGGCGACATCGCCGAGGCCCTCACGGCCGTGATCGATCTCGGCGGAGGCTCGACGGAGGTCGTCCAGGGGCTCGGCGCGCCGTCGTTCTCGCACTCCTTCGACCTCGGCTCGGTGCGCATGACCGAGCGGTTCCTGTTCACGGACCCGCCGTCCGTGGGCGAGGTCACCGCCTGCATGAGCCACCTCGACGCCGTGCTCGCCCCGGTGCTCGGCTCGCTGCCGCCCTCGGACGAGATCGTCGGGGTCGCCGGCACGATCACCACGATCGCCGCCCACTCCTTGGCGCTGCCCTCCTACGACAGCGAGAGGATCCACCAGGCACGCATCCACGTCGACGACGTGCGAGCGGCCTGCGGCAACCTCATGCAGATGCCCGTGGCCGACCGCCGCGCACTCCCGTACATGCACCCCGGACGGGCCGACGTGATCGCCGGGGGAGCCCTGATCCTCGACCGCGTCCTCGAGCACCTGCCGCGCCACACCGACGAGCTGGTCGTCAGCGAGCAGGACATCCTCGACGGCATCGCCTGGGCCGCCGCGAGGGAGGTCGCCTGA
- a CDS encoding DUF501 domain-containing protein, translating into MIDPADIAAITEQLGRPPRGMIEISSRCPSGHPNGVKTEPRLPDGTPFPTLYYLTCPRLTGAIGTLEASGLMAEMTQRLSEDAELAAAYRAAHESYLAEREAIGHVEEIDGISAGGMPDRVKCLHVLVGHSLAKGPGVNPLGDEAVRLLGDYWGHSACAPADPA; encoded by the coding sequence ATGATCGACCCCGCCGACATCGCCGCGATCACCGAGCAGCTCGGCCGGCCGCCCCGCGGGATGATCGAGATCTCCTCGCGCTGCCCGTCCGGGCACCCGAACGGCGTGAAGACCGAGCCGCGGCTGCCCGACGGCACGCCGTTCCCCACGCTCTACTACCTGACGTGCCCGCGGCTGACCGGCGCGATCGGCACGCTCGAGGCCTCGGGGCTGATGGCCGAGATGACCCAGCGGCTTTCCGAGGACGCCGAGCTCGCCGCGGCCTACCGCGCCGCCCACGAGTCGTACCTGGCCGAGCGCGAGGCGATCGGGCACGTCGAGGAGATCGACGGCATCAGCGCCGGTGGCATGCCCGACCGCGTCAAGTGCCTCCACGTCCTGGTCGGTCACTCGCTGGCGAAGGGCCCGGGCGTGAACCCCCTCGGCGACGAGGCGGTCCGCCTGCTCGGCGACTACTGGGGCCACTCGGCCTGCGCCCCCGCCGATCCCGCCTGA
- a CDS encoding FtsB family cell division protein: MAGRGSSPSSRRPTGRRDGRSTPRTTSRPTTAPVVAAAPGGSGTKFTTRALILLGVAVMLIASYTASVHAWWQQRSEIAALEAQNRQTSAEIEQLEDQQRRWSDPAYIRQQARERFGWVMPGEIGYRVIGVDGELKGQSSRLEEPEVAPRRPWVERLWGSVEAAGTPEQESAPQGDPELETDE; encoded by the coding sequence ATGGCCGGACGCGGATCGTCCCCGTCGTCGCGCCGACCCACGGGTCGGCGTGACGGTCGGTCGACCCCGCGCACCACGTCACGCCCCACCACCGCACCGGTCGTCGCGGCGGCGCCCGGCGGCTCGGGCACGAAGTTCACCACCCGGGCGCTGATCCTGCTGGGCGTGGCGGTCATGCTGATCGCCTCGTACACGGCCTCGGTGCACGCGTGGTGGCAGCAGCGGTCCGAGATCGCCGCGCTCGAGGCGCAGAACCGTCAGACCAGCGCCGAGATCGAGCAGCTCGAGGACCAGCAGCGGCGTTGGAGCGACCCGGCCTACATCCGCCAGCAGGCGCGCGAGCGCTTCGGATGGGTCATGCCCGGCGAGATCGGCTACCGCGTCATCGGCGTCGACGGTGAGCTGAAGGGCCAGTCCTCGCGGCTCGAGGAGCCCGAGGTCGCGCCGCGCCGCCCGTGGGTCGAGCGGCTGTGGGGGTCGGTCGAGGCGGCCGGCACCCCCGAGCAGGAGTCCGCGCCGCAGGGCGATCCCGAACTGGAGACCGACGAATGA
- the eno gene encoding phosphopyruvate hydratase, giving the protein MAIIHDVAAREILDSRGNPTVEVEVVLDDGTLGRAAVPSGASTGQFEAVELRDGGDRYLGKGVLKAVEAVNGPLAELLVGFDADDQRAIDEAMLDLDGTPNKGQYGANAILGISLAVAHAAAESAGLPLFRYVGGPNAHVLPVPMMNIVNGGAHADSNVDVQEFMIAPIGAESFAESLRWGAEVYHALKGVLHDRGLSTGLGDEGGFAPNLESNRAALDLIAVAVEKAGFTLGSDIALAMDVAASEFHGDAGYTFEGVAKSTDEMITYYSELVASYPIVSIEDPLDEEDWAGWTAITAALGDKTQLVGDDLFVTNVERLGRGIAEKAGNAMLVKVNQIGSLSETLDAVDLAHRAGFHNMMSHRSGETEDVTIADLAVATNCGQIKTGAPARSDRVAKYNQLLRIEELLGPAASYAGAKAFPRFA; this is encoded by the coding sequence GTGGCCATCATTCATGACGTCGCCGCCCGAGAGATCCTGGACTCCCGGGGCAACCCGACCGTCGAGGTCGAGGTCGTCCTGGACGACGGCACGCTGGGCCGCGCGGCGGTCCCCTCGGGCGCGTCCACCGGCCAGTTCGAGGCCGTCGAGCTGCGCGACGGCGGCGACCGCTACCTCGGCAAGGGCGTGCTCAAGGCCGTCGAGGCCGTCAACGGCCCCCTGGCCGAGCTCCTCGTCGGCTTCGACGCCGACGACCAGCGCGCGATCGACGAGGCGATGCTCGACCTCGACGGCACGCCCAACAAGGGCCAGTACGGCGCGAACGCGATCCTGGGCATCTCGCTCGCCGTGGCCCACGCGGCCGCCGAGTCGGCCGGCCTGCCGCTGTTCCGCTACGTCGGCGGCCCCAACGCCCACGTGCTGCCCGTGCCGATGATGAACATCGTCAACGGCGGCGCCCACGCCGACTCCAACGTCGACGTGCAGGAGTTCATGATCGCGCCGATCGGCGCCGAGAGCTTCGCCGAGTCGCTGCGCTGGGGTGCCGAGGTCTACCACGCGCTCAAGGGCGTCCTGCACGACCGCGGCCTGTCCACCGGACTGGGCGACGAGGGTGGCTTCGCGCCCAACCTCGAGAGCAACCGCGCCGCGCTCGACCTCATCGCGGTCGCGGTGGAGAAGGCCGGGTTCACGCTGGGCTCCGACATCGCGCTGGCGATGGACGTCGCCGCCAGCGAGTTCCACGGCGATGCCGGCTACACGTTCGAGGGCGTGGCCAAGTCGACCGACGAGATGATCACCTACTACAGCGAGCTCGTCGCGTCCTACCCGATCGTGTCGATCGAGGACCCGCTGGACGAGGAGGACTGGGCCGGCTGGACCGCCATCACCGCGGCCCTCGGCGACAAGACGCAACTCGTCGGCGACGACCTGTTCGTCACGAACGTCGAGCGACTGGGCCGCGGCATCGCCGAGAAGGCCGGCAACGCGATGCTGGTGAAGGTCAACCAGATCGGCTCGCTGTCGGAGACCCTCGACGCCGTCGACCTCGCGCACCGCGCCGGCTTCCACAACATGATGAGCCACCGCTCGGGCGAGACCGAGGACGTCACGATCGCCGACCTCGCCGTCGCCACGAACTGCGGCCAGATCAAGACCGGCGCTCCGGCCCGCTCGGACCGTGTCGCCAAGTACAACCAGCTGCTGCGCATCGAGGAGCTGCTCGGCCCCGCCGCCAGCTACGCGGGCGCGAAGGCCTTCCCGAGGTTCGCCTGA